The following nucleotide sequence is from Ferruginibacter lapsinanis.
TGACCGACGGTACCACCTGTTGAAATTTCATTTCCTACAAACACGGTGGGCCTGTTGGTGAAAATGCCATTTGGCCATACTATAGAAAACTCAGCCGATTGTGCACTACCATTCAGTATGGCAGTAACTGAATAACTTTGGTTATAAATCTTAATATTGCCACCAGCAGCAGTACCTGCCCGGACAACCGGCTTATCGCCACCTACCACCGCATTGCCGCTAATAGTTGCATTACCGGTAATAGCCAATGTACCGTTAATAGCCGCATTACCTATTACGTTAAGTCCGTTGTGAGCGGTAACAATGCCGGTAGTATTGGCAATACTTAAGGGAGTTGAATTAGTTAATGTTCCTGCACCATAACTGAAAGCCAGGCCACTGTTGCTTGCATCATAATTCATACGCCAGGTAACATCGGCAGTAGAATTATAAATGGCATAACTGCCATTTTTTACTGTAACTCTATAGTTAAGTAGATCAGAAAGAGTATAGCCTATTCCTAGATTGGCATCAATGTAAACATTACCGGTTGTATGCAAATTGCCATTCACATCCAATTTATATGCAGGATCGGGAAAGCCAATTCCTACATTCTGACTGCGTAATACCATACAAAAAAGACTTAGGCAAATAGTAAGGCCTAGTGTAATGGGAAAAGAACTTTTCATGTAAGCATATTTTAGTTAATGAATGGATAAGTTTGGTAAACTGTATCTAAGATATAAAAAAGTTAATTAAAAATATCAATTTTGGTTTTTGTACGCTAACCATCCCGCTTTTTACCTTTGTAGGTATTCTGTAATTGCGAAAAATACCAACATCTGCATGTATGTCGTCAAATCAAAGTGAACTTTCTCTTAGAGAGTGTTTCGTGATTTAAAGATACTTTTTATTTTTAGTTTTATAGTGTACAGATTAAAATTAAGATGCTATTTTTTGTCTTAAATAATTTTGCCTTCTTCTTTGAAGCGTTAGCATTTTTATTCTTTGCCTGTATTTAAAAATCTCTTCTTGCCTTCCGTAATAAACATCTGCCGGTGTGACATTCCCAAGAGACTCATGATAGCGTTCATGATTATAGTAGTGTACAAAAGCCGTTAATGATGCTTCCAGTTCTTCAGGGCAGTAGTAATTATCCAACTTAACAACGTTTTTCATTGACCGATGATAACGTTCAATTTTCCCTTGTGTTTGCGGATGATTGGGCCTGCCATGTAAAAGTTTCATTTTCTTGTTTTGTAAAAAGATTTTGAGTTCTGATGCGATATAGCAAGCTCCATTGTCCGATAATAACTTTGGCCTGAACTCATTTGGCAACTCTGAAGCCTCCAGGGCTCTATTAACTGTTCGTTGTACATCCTCTGTTTTCATTGTCTTACAGAGTTCCCAATGAACAATAAAACGGCTGTAATCATCCAGTACTGTACTCAGATAATACCATCCCCATCCCAATATCTTGAAGTAAGTAAAATCTGTTTGCCACATTTCATGAACAAAGCAGGTCTTTTGACTAAATTCATTTCCTGCTGCTAACAAAATATGTGAAGGGCTGGTGATTAACCCTTTGGCCTTCAAAATCCGGTACACGCTGGATTCTGATATGAATATTCCTTTTACATCACTGAGTTTACAGGATAATTCTCTGGGTGATAACTCGGCATATTCCAGCGCAATCTCCACTACAAGATTCTTTTCAGACTGTGGTATCGTATTCCAGCGTTGCCGGGTAGCACGTTTTGATTCAAGGCCATTAGCACCCTTATCCAAATAAGCTTTGTACCAATTGTAAAACGTACTCTTGTTGATCCCCAACTGTACCAAAGTTCTGTTTACTCCCAGTTCTGAACGTTCAACCAATTGAATGATTTCCTCCTTTTCTGCTACTGATAATCTCATACGACGTTGATATTTTTCGCTTACTCCAAGATGGTTAAGCTTTTTTTTACAATGTCATAGCGGAGCATCAGATCAGCTACCATTTCTTTTAACCTTTGATTCTCTTTACGTAGTTCAGTTACTTCGTCACTAGTAGCTTCACGAGTAGTATCACCATTAAGGCGTTTCTTACCTGCTTCCATGAACTCTTTATTCCATTTGTAAAACAATGCCTGGTTAATCCCATGTTTACGACATATCTCTGCGGTAGAGCTTTCACCTCGTAGTGCTTCCATAACTATAAGGATCTTTTGTTCGGAGGTGAACAATCGCCTAGTCCTGCGACGGATGTCTTTAATGAAGTTTTCTGTGGACTGTTTTTGTTTCTTTTCCATGTTATTCTATTTTAATGATGAACAATGGAAATACTCTCTAAAATTAACTTATTTTTAGTCCAGTTTTAGCTGACGATTTACAGTTTTTGCAACACTTTCAAGTGACTTGCCAATTTGTTTCATGGCTGGACTTAATGAATCCTCATATACTTTATCTAGAGGAACTATACTTTTAATATCGTCTGGTTTCATATACTATTCAATTAATAAATCAAATATACAAAAGAATAAACTTGACTACGCTTCGATAAAAGTTCAATAAAGATATAGCGCACAAGAGTGCGACGCCACTGCAGCCCAATAGCACCACAACTGCTTGTTACCCCGAGTTCCACTTCGTTCGTCGGGGCAGGCATAAAAATAAAAAAGCCCCACTTTGTGGGGCTTTTTATTATAACGCTTTTGCGAATATTAATAACGGTAAGCATCAGTTTTGTACGGGCCTTCTTTTGGAATTCCTAAGTACGCAGCTTGCTCTGTAGTTAATTCGTCTAAACGAACACCGATTTTTGCAAGGTGTAAACGAGCTACTTTTTCATCCAAATGTTTTGGAAGAACGTACACTTTGTTTTCGTATTTTTCGCCTTTTGTCCACAACTCAATTTGAGCCAGGGTTTGGTTGGTGAAAGAGTTACTCATCACAAATGATGGGTGACCTGTAGCACAACCTAAGTTCACTAAACGGCCTTCAGCTAAAACGATCACATCTTTACCATCGATCGTATACAGATCAACTTGTGGTTTGATGGTATTTTTAGTGTTACCATAGTTAGCGTTCAACCATGCCATGTCAATTTCAATATCAAAGTGACCGATGTTACAAACGATCGCTTTATCTTTCATTACACGGAAATGTTTTTCAGTGATCAGGTCTCTACAACCAGATGCAGTAACGATGATATCCGCTTCTTTAACCGCTTCGATCATTGGTTTTACTTCAAAACCATCCATTGCAGCTTGTAATGCACAGATAGGATCGATCTCAGTAACAATTACACGGCAACCGGCACCTTGTAATGAAGCAGCAGAACCTTTACCTACGTCACCGTAAGAACCAACCACTGCAACTTTACCGGCCATCATCACGTCAGTAGCACGACGGATCGCATCTACCAATGATTCTTTACAACCGTATTTGTTATCGAATTTAGATTTAGTTACTGAATCGTTTACGTTGATAGCAGGAATAGGCAACGTACCTTTTTCCATTCTTTCGTATAAACGGTGTACACCTGTAGTGGTTTCTTCAGATAAACCTTTAACGTGCTGGATCAACTCAGGGTAAGTATCAAATACCATGTTAGTTAAATCACCACCATCATCCAAGATCATGTTCAACGGACGGTCTGCACCACCGAAGAATAAAGTTTGTTCGATACACCAGTCAGCTTCAGCTTGTGTTTGTCCTTTCCAGGCAAAAACACCGATACCTGCAGCAGCGATAGCAGCAGCAGCCTGATCTTGTGTAGAGAAGATATTACATGAGCTCCATTTAACTTCTGCACCTAACGCAACTAACGTTTCGATCAATACAGCTGTTTGGATGGTCATGTGTAAACAACCTGCAATACGAGCGCCTTTTAAAGGTTGGCTTGGTCCGTATTCTGCACGGATAGCCATTAAGCCCGGCATTTCTGCTTCGGCTAACATAATTTCTTTACGGCCCCATTCTGCAAGACTGATATCAGCTACTTTGTATTTCAAGCTGAAATCAATGTTGGTTTTTGTTATTGTTGACATATTTGATTTTTTTAGACCACAAAAGTACAGTTTTGTAGTGTAATTTTCTGTATCTTGTAGTAAATTTGGAATATTGTTACATTTTTCAATCGTTTAACAGAATAAAATAGTAGTTTATCATGGGAAAAGCGGCACAAAAAGAAGATTTATCTACCACAACATTTGTACCAGACAGTAAAGATCTGGCCATACTGAAAATGTTGCAGGAAAATGCCCGTGTAACGGTGAAGGAAATTTCTGCAGCGATACACTTAAGTACCACGCCGGTGCATGAGCGTATCAAGCGGATGGAGGATGCCGGGGTGATCAAACAGTATGTTACTATAGTAGATAGGAATGCGGTGAATAAAGGGCTGATGATCATTTGTTATGTCTCTTTAAAGGAGCATAGTAAGAATGCCGGTAATAAATTCATCAAAACCATTCATGAACTGAATGAAGTGGTGGAGTGCTTCAGTATTTCGGGTGAGTTTGATTTTTTATTGAAAGTGATGTGTGCGGATATGAATGCGTATTACAATTTCCACGTAAATAAATTATCGCCGATTGAGAACATGGGGCATGTGCAGAGTGTATTTGTGATGGGGGAGGTGAAGAATACGCAGCAATTAGTTTGGTAAAGATTTGATTTGAAGATTTGGAAATTTGAAGATTTGGTGATGATGGAAGTAGGAAGCGTCAATCATATAAACTGTTTTCTATTGGGTTATACTGCAACACAACTTTGAACTTCTAACTATTTGCACACTCTTAACAATTAACGGATTATCTTAACATGAAAATATTTGAAACATGAAAAATTATATTGCTGCTGCTATTATTGCTCTTGGTGTTATAGTGGCATTTGCCATATTGGGGAATGCATATAAATACAAATTCAGAGCGGAGGAAACCATTAGTGTGACGGGGTTGGCGGAAAAAGATTTTGTGAGTGATCAAATCGTTTGGACAGGTAATTACAGTCGTAAAACGATGGATCTTAAAACAGCCTACCAGGAGTTGAAAGATGATGAAGGTAAGATACGTACTTACTTAAAAGGTAAAGGGGTGAATGAGGCAGAGATGGTTTTTAGTGCAGTATCTATTGATAAAGATTTTACTACCAAATATGATGAGAACGGAAAAATGATCGGCAGTGAGTTTACCGGATACAACCTGAAGCAAAATGTTACAGTAGATTCTAAAGACATTGAAAAAGTAGAAAGAATTTCGAGAGAAGTAACTGAGTTGATTGAAAGTGGTATAGAATTCAATTCATCTTCACCATCTTATTATTACACAAAATTATCTGAATTGAAAGTTGACCTGCTGGCCAAAGCCAGTGCAGATGCTAAACAGCGGGCAGAAACCATTGCAAAGAATTCTGGTGGCGGATTAGGCAAGATAAAAAAAGCAACAATGGGAATTTTTCAGATCACCGGAAAGAACAGCAATGAAGATTATAGTTATGGCGGCACTTTTAATACTTCTTCAAAAAACAAAACGGCTTCTATTACTACTAAGATAGATTATGCGGTTGAGTAGTTGATGTGCTGATGTGCTGATGTGCTGATGTGCTGATGTGCTGATGTGCTGATGTGCTGATGTGCTGATGTGCTGATGTGCTGAATTTGATTTCGCAATCTAATTAAAATAAAAACAGCTTCTATTTTTGATCTTTGAGGATTTTAAACGTAGGGGCTGTTTTCATTAGCACATCTGCATATTATCGAATCAGCACATTAATTGCATGATATAATCATCCATAAAAAATCCATTACCGATATCCAGCATCTGTTCTTCTGCAACAGTAAATCCTTTTGCTGTATAAAACAGAACGGAGGGATTCATCTTATTTACATTCAATTGTATTGCGGTAGCACCGGTTGGTTGTATGTCGCTGATGATATAATTCAATAACCGTGTAGCAATGCCCTTACGCTGCTGATCAACGGATACATATAATTTATGCAGTCTGTAAGTGTTTATTTCTGTCTCGCTTTTTATGGAGTAAGATGAATAGCCAACAGGCAGGTCATTTTCATACGCCATAATGAATTGATGTTTCTTTTCGAGTATTTGCTGTTGTAAGGATGTGGGGCTGTACATCAACTCTAACATATAATCGATCTGTTCATCAGTGATGATATTTTTGTAAGCAATTGGCCAGATAGACCTGGCTAGCGAATGAATTGCAGGGATGGCTTCTTCGCCAACCTTTTTAATACTGATCATGAAAACTATTGGATGGTAATTTTAATTTCGGGTGCAAAGAACAGATTGCCTGTTTTGTCATAAGCGATGATGTCGTAGAAATATAACTCTTCTCCGCTATGTAAAAATTCTGTGATATTTGTTTGCCATATTTCTGGTAGGGGAGTTGTTGTAAATCTGTCGGCAGATAAAGTGCTTTTTTGTGAGATCTTACCCGTGGCTTCATCTTCTACAGCCCCCCATTTTGTATAGGCAAATTGGTACGATAATAATTTGTATGTAACATTTTTTTCATCTACAATTCTTAATGGCAAACCAATTACCTGTTTACCTTCTGCAGCTGTGGCTACAGCAGATTTACCTGTAAAATTCCCTAAAAAAGATTTTACGTGAGACGGATTGAATTTATCTGTTGATTTCTGAGTAGGTTTAGTATTCGGAACCTGAGCAACGGCAACTGCTGTTGATATTGTTATTACAAGAATTACACAAAATTGTATAAAGTATATTTTTTTCATAGACACACATTTTAACTACCACTAATTTACAGCAGAATTCTCATAATAAACTGTTAACGGGATTATTTATGCAGTTGAAAAGGTCCGCAAAGTACACAAATAGAATCTGCGTATACTTTGCGGAGTTGTATTAATTCAGTCCGGCCAGGCTTTCCTGAATGGTTTTAATGCGGTTTTCTGCATCTGCTTGCTTCTTTTGCTCTAGCGCCAATACCTCGGGTTTGGCATTCTGCACAAACTTTTCATTGCTGAGTTTTTTGGCAATGCTTTCAAGAAATTTCTTCTGATGCTCAAGATCTTTCAGCAGATCATTTTTTAATGTAGCACTATCTAATTGTTTTTCGCTTTCAATGTAGAATTTGTCTTTTTCAATTGCCACAACAATAGTGTTGGCAACAGTATCATTTACATAATGTATCGCTTCTGCATTTACTTGCTTGCTTACTATGTTTTCAATAGCGGCATATGCTGCTGCATCAGCAGTTTGAATATGTAGTTTTACTGTTTCTTTCGGCTTTAATTGGTTTTTATTTCTGGCATCTCTCAATGCAGAGATCACTTGTTTCAATAATTCTCCCTGTGTTAAGATGGCTGTTGCAGGTTGTCCTTTAGTGGTAGTTTCTTTTATACAGAGATCATCTTTTTTATCTGACAATAAATGATAGATTTCTTCAGAAATGAAAGGCATGAAAGGATGTAATAATTCCATTAGCTGTTCAAAGAAAGAGACAGTTTTATCATACACTGCCTTTTCGATCGGTTGTTCAAAACCCGGTTTAATCCATTCCAGGTACCAACTACAGAAATCGTCCCATATCAATGAGTAGATCGTTTTCAATGCTTCGCTTAATCTGAACTGTTTCATCAGGTCGTCTACCTCAATAGCCACCTGCTTCAATCTGTTCTCAAACCAATTGATAGCGAAGTTGTCTTTTGTCGATTGTTCATTGCTCGTTGCCGATTGCCGCCCTTCCCACATTTTCAACAGCTTCAAGGCATTCCACAATTTATTATTGAAATTTCGTCCTTGTTCTAAGGCACTTTCATCAAATAATAGGTCATTGCCAGCAGGAGAAGAGATCATGATACCAAATCTTACAGCATCAGCACCATATTGGTCGATCAAACCTAAAAGATCAGGTGAGTTACCTAAACTCTTGCTCATTTTTCTTCCCTGCTTATCTCTAACAATACCAGTAAAATACACTTCGCTGAAAGGCTTTTCTTCCATGTATTCAAATCCTGCCATGATCATACGTGCTACCCAGAAAAAAATGATCTCAGGAGCTGTAACCAATGTATTGGTAGGGTAGTAGTATTTTATTTCGTTGTTTCCGGGATTACTAAATCCTTTAAACACTTCGAAAGGCCACAACCATGAAGAGAACCAGGTGTCAAGACAATCTTCATCTTGTTTGATGTCTTTACTGTTAGAAGTTGGATGTTGGATATTGAATTGTTCAATCGCAGCTTCCTTTGTTTCAGCCACCACATAATTCCCTTCCGCATCGTACCAGGCTGGTATTCTATGTCCCCACCAAAGCTGGCGACTGATACACCAGTCTTTGATGTTCTCCATCCAATGGCGATATAAATTTTTAAACTTAGGCGGATAGAATTTTATTTCTTCCTCCATTACAGTTTTTAATGCAGGGGTACTTAATTCTTTCATGCTCACCCACCATTGCAAACTCAATCTTGGTTCAACAACAGCATCGGTTCTTTCGCTAAAACCAACCTGGTTGGTATAATCTTCTATCTTAGCTATATGTCCTGCTTCCTGTAATAAAGGAATGATCTTTTTACGAACATCCATTCTGTCTTCACCTACAAACAATTGAGCGGCTTCACTTAAGGTACCGTCATCATTCATAGTGTCAATGATCTCCAGGTTGTATTTTAATCCTAACTGATAATCATTGATGTCATGCGCCGGCGTTACTTTTAGTGCACCTGTACCAAAATCTGTAGCAACATATTCATCAGCAATGATAGGGATGCGTCTGTTGATCAAAGGCACAAAAGCAAATTTGCCATGCAAATGCGTATACCTTTTATCGTTAGGATTTACACAAATAGCGGTATCTCCTAAAATAGTTTCGGGTCTTACAGTAGCAATGGTGATATAGTCGGCAATTGTCATGCTGTCTTCATGCTCTCTGTCATCATCAATCAAATAATTGATATAGTATAATTTGCTTTGTATTTCTTTGTGGATCACTTCTTCATCACTCAACGCAGTTTTTGCTTTTACATCCCAGTTGATCATTCGTTTGCCACGATAGATCACGCCTTTTTTATGTAATGCAATAAAAACTTTTATTACGCTTTCGTAATAGTCTTTATCCATTGTAAAGGATGTTCTGTTCCAATCCAGGCTACACCCTAATTTTTTTAATTGTTGTAAGATGATGCCTCCGTATTTTTCTTTCCATTCCCAGGCATAGCCTAAAAATTCATCCCTGGTTAAAGAAGATTTAGTGATGCCTCTTTCTCTGAGCATTTGCACCACTTTTGCTTCTGTTGCGATAGAGGCATGATCTGTACCCGGAACCCAGCAGGCATTTTTGCCTTCCATCCTGGCACGACGGATCAGAATATCCTGGATAGTATTATTAAGGCAATGTCCCATGTGCAATACACCGGTCACATTAGGAGGTGGCATTACAATGGTATAAGGTTCTCTGCCATCGGGGATGCTGCTAAAATAATTCTTATCCAGCCAATGCTGATACCATTTAACTTCTACTTCGTTGGGTATGTAATTTTTGGTCAGTTCCATTTTATCCTTTTTGATGCCGTTACTGCGGCCTTCTATCGCTATTAATGAGTGCAAATGTACGAATTGCGTTACATTTTTTGATACCCCTATCTTTTATGACAAATTCAAAAATTTTATCTTTACTATGTAATCTTATATTTGCTGCCTCAATTTTATCATTTGCAAAAAGTCTTACAAAACCTGCGTCTTCAAAAAATAGTGACTACAGTTGCTATTGTCCTTTTCATTATGAAGCTGGTTGCCTGGTATTTGACCGGGTCTGTGGCAATACTAACCGATGCGTTGGAAAGTACTGTAAATGTGATAGCCGGATTGATTGGAGTATACAGTTTATATGTAAGTGCAAAGCCGAAGGATCTGGATCATCCATATGGCCATGGTAAGGCAGAGTTTATTTCAGCTGCTGTAGAGGGTACTTTGATCAGTGTAGCCGGTTTGATCATCATCTATGAAGCCATTAATAATTTTATTCATCCACATAAGATCCAAAAATTAGATTACGGGATTATACTGGTAGCGATTACAGCTGTTATCAATTATGTGGCTGGTGTTTATTGTGTGAATACAGGTAAGAAAAATAACTCATTGGCATTGATCGCCAGCGGTAAACATCTTCAGACAGATACGTATTCTACTATTGGGATTATCATTGGCTTAATATTACTATATATTTTAAAATATAGCTGGATAGATAGTGCTGTCGCCATTTTATTTGCTTTCATTATTATGTTCACCGGGTACAGAATTGTAAGAAGTTCTATAGCCGGTATTATGGATGAGGCAGATGAAGCACTGATGGAAAAAATGGTAGTAATGTTAAATGCTAACAGGAGAGAGAACTGGATCGATTTTCATAATCTGCGGATCATAAAAAATGGAGGCACCTTGCATTTGGATTGTCATCTTACTGTGCCATGGTATTTGAATGTGCACGAGGCGCATGTAGAAATCGATGCATTATCTTATTTGGTAAAAAATGAGTTTGGCGAATCGATGGAATTATTTGTACACTCGGATGGTTGTTTGGATTTTAGTTGTAACATTTGTACCAAGCAAGATTGTCCTGTGCGTAAACATCCATTTGAGAAAAAGATCGAATGGACGATGAGAAATATTTCGGCAGATACGAAACATCATTTATAAAGTAGAAATAAGAGCGTATTAGTTTTTGAATTAAATGGCTTTTTCTTATTCCTTATTTGATTTCTTTGTTATTCGAATAGTTTGGCTACACCAAATGCAGCAGCAGCAGCCATTGCGCCGATAAGTGTAACCCTTAATGCACCGTACCAAGGATTTACTCCCGTGATCTTACTTTTAAAATATCCGAAAATAAATAGACATACTAATGTAGCCACTACAGATATTTCTAATGCCTGTGTAGAATCGGCAATAAAAAAATACGGACTCAACGGAATGATGCCTCCGGCAATGTAGGAAAGTCCGATATTAAGTGCACTTTTGGTGGCTCTTTTAGGATCCGGTTTTTCCAATCCTAATTCATATTTCATCATAAAGTCGACCCAACGATCCTTATCTTGTGCTATTTCTTCCGTAGCCTGTTCCTGCAAAGCAGGGCTTAAACCAATATTAGCAAAAAACTCTTTTGTTTCTTCAATTTCTTTATGGCGCAAATTTTCTACCTCATCATATTCTCTTTTCACTTCACTTCTATAATGGTCTTGCTCAGTTTTTCCTGAAAGATACCCTCCTAAACCCATTGCGATACTACCGGCAGCAATTTCAGCAATACCGGCAATAACAATGATGCTGCTTTTGTCTACAGCACCACTTAATCCTGCAGCTAATGCAAACGGAACGGTCAACCCGTCACTCATGCCGATCACTATATCTCTTAAAGCTTCTGAACTTTTTAAATGACTTTCTGTATGCTCGTGATGAAGATGTGTATCCATTTGGTTTTTAGTTTAGAGTGTTCAGGAAGTTTGGGAGTTCAGATTTGATGTAATATACTAATAGCTTACTATCTAAACTCTTAAACCTTCTACACTATATCAAAGTGTTTGTAAACTTTTATTAATAATAGCCACACATTCCATTATCTGTTCTTTTGTAATGATCAATGGTGGAGCAAAACGGATCTTATCTCCATGTGTAGGTTTTGCCAATAGACCATTTTCTTTTAATGCCAGGCAAAGTTCCCACGCTGCATCAGGATTACTATGTTTTATTACGATAGCATTTAACAAGCCTTTCCCTCTTACAATATCAATAAAAGGAGAGTTGAGCTTTTTTAATTCACTTCGTAATAATTCTCCCATTGCTTCTGCATTGGCCATCATGTTTTCGTCCTTTAATACCTGCAATGCAGTGATAGCCACAGCACAGGCTAATGGGTTACCTCCATACGTGCTGCCATGTTCTCCAGGTTTAATGGTCAGCATAATTTCATTATCAGCCAATACAGCACTTACAGGTAAAACACCGCCACTTAAAGCCTTTCCTAAGATCAAAACATCCGGACGTACATTTTCATGATCGCATGCCAGCATTTTTCCGGTACGGGCCAACCCTGTTTGGATCTCATCGGCGATCATTAATACATTGTATTCGGTGCACAGGTTTCTTACTCCGGCAAAGTAACCTTCATCTGGTACAACCACACCAGCCTCTCCTTGTATAGGTTCAAACATAAAGGCAGCTACATTATTATCCTGCAAAGCCTTTTCTAATGCCAACAGGTCGTTATGTGGTATAGTAACATACCCTGTTGTGTACGGGCCAAAATTATTTTTTGCAGAAGGATCAGAACTGAATGATATCACACCTGTTGTACGACCATGAAAATTTCCTTCGCAAACTATGATCACTGCTTTATTGGGTTCAATACCTTTTACTTCGTAGCCCCATTTTCTGCCTAATTTTAAAGCTGTTTCAACAGCCTCTACACCGGTATTCATTGGTAATACTTTGTCATAGCCAAAATATTCAGTGATATATTTTTCGTAATGTCCTAAAAGATTGCTGTGAAAAGCCCTGCTCGTTAGTGTTAGCTTTTTTGCCTGCTCAATTAATGATGCAATGATTTTTGGATGGCAATGTCCCTGGTTAACAGCAGAATATCCGCTTAAAAAATCGAAATAACGTTTTCCATCTACATCATACACAAAAACACCTTCGCCTTTTTCCAGTACTACTGGCAGAGGATGATAGTTGTGTGCTCCGTAATTTTCTTCAAGGTCGATGTATTGTTGCGAATTAGCCGATATGTTTATTGTTGAATGCATTTATTTAAAGTTTCAGATGTTTAAAATGTTGAATAGGTTTAAAAACTGGGTTGTGCCAATTTACCTGATGTTTGATGATATAGACAAGGATAGCTGCTCCTCTGAAACAGAGGAGTGCCTAAGAAATTCACTTAGTGATTCAGCAGATCAAGATTACTGCTGAGAAAATACGATATGTATCTGTTAGAAGAGATAGTTGTAAATTTGAGTGCAAATTAAAAAAAATATATGACATATACAATTCCTGCACAAACCCGTATCGGACATGTTCATTTAAAAGTAGCAGATATTGAGCGTTCGTTGAAATTTTACCGAGATATTCTGGGCTTTCAGGTAATGCAGCATTATGGTGATAGTGCAGTGTTTATCAGTGCCGGGGGCTACCATCATCATATAGGGTTGAATACCTGGCATAGTAAAGGAGCAGGGCCTGCACCGGTGAATGCAGTAGGCTTATATCATACTGCGATCTTATATCCAACAAGAAAAGATCTTGCTGCCATAGTTCAGCGTTTATTGGAAATAAAATATCCGTTGACCGGAGCTGCAGACCATGGCGTATCAGAGGCTATTTATTTAAATGACCCCGATGGCAATGGGGTGGAGTTGTATTGGGACAAGCCACAGGCTGATTGGCCTGTTGATGCAAATGGCAATTTAGATATGATCACAGCCAGATTAGATATTGATGAATTGTTAACTGAACTGTAAGGTTTTACAGATCAAATCTTATTCCTTGTGCTAATGGTAATTTATCAGTGTAGTTGATGGTATTTGTTTGTCTACGCATATAAACTTTCCATGCATCACTGCCGCTTTCTCTGCCGCCGCCTGTTTCTTTTTCGCCGCCAAATGCGCCACCGATCTCAGCCCCGGAGGTTCCGATATTTACATTCGCAATACCACAATCACTACCGGCATGAGATAAAAATCTTTCAGCTTCTCTTAAATTATTTGTCATGATAGCAGATGATAAACCTTGTGGTACATCATTCTGCAAAGCAATGGCT
It contains:
- a CDS encoding valine--tRNA ligase, whose amino-acid sequence is MHSLIAIEGRSNGIKKDKMELTKNYIPNEVEVKWYQHWLDKNYFSSIPDGREPYTIVMPPPNVTGVLHMGHCLNNTIQDILIRRARMEGKNACWVPGTDHASIATEAKVVQMLRERGITKSSLTRDEFLGYAWEWKEKYGGIILQQLKKLGCSLDWNRTSFTMDKDYYESVIKVFIALHKKGVIYRGKRMINWDVKAKTALSDEEVIHKEIQSKLYYINYLIDDDREHEDSMTIADYITIATVRPETILGDTAICVNPNDKRYTHLHGKFAFVPLINRRIPIIADEYVATDFGTGALKVTPAHDINDYQLGLKYNLEIIDTMNDDGTLSEAAQLFVGEDRMDVRKKIIPLLQEAGHIAKIEDYTNQVGFSERTDAVVEPRLSLQWWVSMKELSTPALKTVMEEEIKFYPPKFKNLYRHWMENIKDWCISRQLWWGHRIPAWYDAEGNYVVAETKEAAIEQFNIQHPTSNSKDIKQDEDCLDTWFSSWLWPFEVFKGFSNPGNNEIKYYYPTNTLVTAPEIIFFWVARMIMAGFEYMEEKPFSEVYFTGIVRDKQGRKMSKSLGNSPDLLGLIDQYGADAVRFGIMISSPAGNDLLFDESALEQGRNFNNKLWNALKLLKMWEGRQSATSNEQSTKDNFAINWFENRLKQVAIEVDDLMKQFRLSEALKTIYSLIWDDFCSWYLEWIKPGFEQPIEKAVYDKTVSFFEQLMELLHPFMPFISEEIYHLLSDKKDDLCIKETTTKGQPATAILTQGELLKQVISALRDARNKNQLKPKETVKLHIQTADAAAYAAIENIVSKQVNAEAIHYVNDTVANTIVVAIEKDKFYIESEKQLDSATLKNDLLKDLEHQKKFLESIAKKLSNEKFVQNAKPEVLALEQKKQADAENRIKTIQESLAGLN
- a CDS encoding cation diffusion facilitator family transporter — translated: MQKVLQNLRLQKIVTTVAIVLFIMKLVAWYLTGSVAILTDALESTVNVIAGLIGVYSLYVSAKPKDLDHPYGHGKAEFISAAVEGTLISVAGLIIIYEAINNFIHPHKIQKLDYGIILVAITAVINYVAGVYCVNTGKKNNSLALIASGKHLQTDTYSTIGIIIGLILLYILKYSWIDSAVAILFAFIIMFTGYRIVRSSIAGIMDEADEALMEKMVVMLNANRRENWIDFHNLRIIKNGGTLHLDCHLTVPWYLNVHEAHVEIDALSYLVKNEFGESMELFVHSDGCLDFSCNICTKQDCPVRKHPFEKKIEWTMRNISADTKHHL
- a CDS encoding VIT1/CCC1 transporter family protein, whose protein sequence is MDTHLHHEHTESHLKSSEALRDIVIGMSDGLTVPFALAAGLSGAVDKSSIIVIAGIAEIAAGSIAMGLGGYLSGKTEQDHYRSEVKREYDEVENLRHKEIEETKEFFANIGLSPALQEQATEEIAQDKDRWVDFMMKYELGLEKPDPKRATKSALNIGLSYIAGGIIPLSPYFFIADSTQALEISVVATLVCLFIFGYFKSKITGVNPWYGALRVTLIGAMAAAAAFGVAKLFE
- the rocD gene encoding ornithine--oxo-acid transaminase; protein product: MHSTINISANSQQYIDLEENYGAHNYHPLPVVLEKGEGVFVYDVDGKRYFDFLSGYSAVNQGHCHPKIIASLIEQAKKLTLTSRAFHSNLLGHYEKYITEYFGYDKVLPMNTGVEAVETALKLGRKWGYEVKGIEPNKAVIIVCEGNFHGRTTGVISFSSDPSAKNNFGPYTTGYVTIPHNDLLALEKALQDNNVAAFMFEPIQGEAGVVVPDEGYFAGVRNLCTEYNVLMIADEIQTGLARTGKMLACDHENVRPDVLILGKALSGGVLPVSAVLADNEIMLTIKPGEHGSTYGGNPLACAVAITALQVLKDENMMANAEAMGELLRSELKKLNSPFIDIVRGKGLLNAIVIKHSNPDAAWELCLALKENGLLAKPTHGDKIRFAPPLIITKEQIMECVAIINKSLQTL
- a CDS encoding VOC family protein, with the protein product MTYTIPAQTRIGHVHLKVADIERSLKFYRDILGFQVMQHYGDSAVFISAGGYHHHIGLNTWHSKGAGPAPVNAVGLYHTAILYPTRKDLAAIVQRLLEIKYPLTGAADHGVSEAIYLNDPDGNGVELYWDKPQADWPVDANGNLDMITARLDIDELLTEL